The following are encoded together in the Bradyrhizobium genosp. L genome:
- the purH gene encoding bifunctional phosphoribosylaminoimidazolecarboxamide formyltransferase/IMP cyclohydrolase, producing MTEQLRRVTRALLSVSDKTGLIDFAKALSDHGVELVSTGGTAKAIAAAGLKVKDVSELTGFPEMMDGRVKTLHPKVHGGLLAIRDNKEHAAAMAAHGIAPIDLLVVNLYPFEATVDKGAGFEECIENIDIGGPAMIRAAAKNHDDVAVVVEANDYQAVLDELAAHKGATSLGLRRRLAAKAYARTAAYDAAISNWFAMQLETTAPDFRAFGGRLIQSLRYGENPHQTAAFYATPEKRQGVATARQLQGKELSYNNINDTDAAYECVSEFDPNRTAACAIIKHANPCGVAEGPNLATAYARALACDSTSAYGGIIAVNRTLDAEAARAIIGIFTEVIIAPDATEEAIAIIAGRRNLRLLLAGGLPNPRATGLTAKTVAGGLLVQSRDNAVVEGMDLKVATSRAPTDAEMRDLKFAFRVAKHVKSNTIIYAKDLATVGIGAGQMSRVDSARIAARKAQDAAAELKLAEPLTKGSVVASDAFFPFADGMLACIEAGATAVIQPGGSMRDDEVIKAADEHNIAMVFTGTRHFRH from the coding sequence ATGACCGAACAGCTTCGCCGCGTGACCCGCGCTCTGTTGTCCGTTTCCGACAAGACCGGACTGATCGATTTCGCGAAGGCGCTCTCCGACCATGGCGTCGAGCTGGTCTCGACCGGCGGTACCGCGAAGGCGATCGCGGCGGCCGGGCTCAAGGTCAAGGACGTGTCCGAGCTGACCGGCTTTCCGGAGATGATGGACGGCCGGGTCAAGACGCTGCATCCGAAGGTCCATGGCGGCCTGCTCGCGATCCGCGACAACAAGGAGCATGCGGCGGCGATGGCCGCGCACGGCATCGCGCCGATCGATCTGCTGGTCGTCAACCTCTATCCGTTCGAGGCCACCGTCGACAAAGGCGCCGGCTTCGAGGAGTGCATCGAGAACATCGATATCGGCGGCCCCGCGATGATCCGCGCCGCCGCCAAGAACCATGACGATGTCGCGGTCGTCGTCGAGGCCAACGACTATCAGGCCGTGCTCGACGAACTCGCCGCCCACAAGGGCGCGACCTCGCTTGGCCTGCGCCGCCGGCTTGCCGCCAAGGCCTACGCGCGCACCGCGGCCTATGACGCGGCGATCTCGAACTGGTTTGCCATGCAGCTCGAGACCACAGCACCGGATTTCCGCGCCTTCGGCGGCAGATTGATCCAGTCGCTGCGCTACGGCGAGAACCCGCACCAGACCGCGGCGTTCTACGCCACGCCGGAGAAGCGGCAGGGCGTCGCGACCGCGCGGCAACTACAGGGCAAAGAGTTGTCCTACAACAACATCAACGACACCGATGCGGCCTATGAATGCGTCAGCGAGTTCGACCCGAACCGCACCGCGGCCTGCGCCATCATCAAGCACGCCAACCCTTGCGGCGTCGCCGAAGGTCCGAACCTCGCCACCGCCTACGCCCGTGCACTCGCCTGCGATTCCACCTCGGCCTATGGCGGCATCATCGCGGTCAACCGCACCCTGGATGCGGAAGCCGCGCGCGCCATCATCGGCATCTTCACCGAGGTGATCATCGCGCCCGACGCCACCGAAGAAGCGATCGCGATCATTGCCGGCCGGCGCAATCTGCGCCTGCTGCTTGCGGGCGGCCTGCCGAACCCGCGCGCGACGGGCCTCACCGCCAAGACGGTCGCCGGCGGCCTCCTGGTGCAAAGCCGCGACAACGCCGTGGTCGAAGGCATGGACCTCAAGGTCGCCACCAGTCGCGCACCGACCGACGCCGAGATGCGCGATCTGAAATTCGCCTTCCGCGTCGCCAAGCACGTCAAGTCGAACACCATCATCTACGCCAAGGACCTCGCCACCGTGGGCATCGGCGCCGGCCAGATGAGCCGGGTCGATTCCGCGCGCATCGCCGCGCGCAAGGCGCAGGACGCGGCGGCCGAATTGAAGCTGGCGGAGCCGCTGACAAAGGGCTCGGTGGTCGCCTCCGACGCGTTCTTCCCGTTCGCCGACGGCATGCTCGCCTGCATCGAAGCCGGCGCCACCGCGGTGATCCAGCCCGGCGGCTCGATGCGCGACGACGAGGTGATCAAAGCCGCCGACGAGCACAACATCGCCATGGTGTTCACCGGCACCAGGCATTTCCGGCATTGA